One genomic window of Paramormyrops kingsleyae isolate MSU_618 chromosome 22, PKINGS_0.4, whole genome shotgun sequence includes the following:
- the xab2 gene encoding pre-mRNA-splicing factor SYF1 yields the protein MLSSSGKSDVIFEEDDLPYEEEIIRNPYSVKCWMRYIEHKQNGAKSVLNLIYERALKELPGSYKLWYNYLRERRKQVKGKCITEPVYEEVNNCHERALVFMHKMPRIWLDYCQFLVLQCKITRSRRTFDRALRALPITQHARVWPLYLQFARNLPLPETAIRIYRRYLKLSPENAEEYIDYLRSIGRLDESAIRLGAIVNDESFVSKEGKSNYQLWHELCDLMSQNPDKVKSLNVGAIIRGGLTRFTDQLGKLWCSLADYYIRSGHFEKARDVYEEAIQTVVTVRDFTQVFDSYAQFEESMIAANMETTSEMGSSDDDDIDLELRLARFETLITRRPLLLNSVLLRQNPHNVHEWHKRVKLYEGKPHQIINTYTEAVQTVDPMKATGKPHSLWVAFARFYEENEQLDDTRTIFEKATKVNFKQVDDLASVWCEYGEMELRHENYDQALRILRKATAIPSRKAEYFDSTEPVQNRVYKSLKVWSMLADLEESLGTFQSTKAVYDRIIDLRISTPQIIINYAMFLEEHSYFEDSFKAYERGIALFRWPNVYDIWNTYLTKFIDRYGGKKLERARDLFEQALDGCPPKYAKTIYLLYAKLEEEYGLARHAMAVYERATRAVETFEQHHMFNIYIKRAAEIYGVTHTRTIYQKAIEVLPDEHAREMCLRFADMESKLGEIDRARAIYSYCSQICDPRMTPTFWQTWKDFEIRHGNEDTIREMLRIKRSVQATYNTQVNFMSSQMLKATANATGTVSDLAPGQSGVDDMKMLEQKALQLAAEAEQDKPKPKDKILFVRSDTSRSELAELAKQANPDEIDIDDEDEDGGEEGDEPDEVQLEQKTVPTAVFGGLKED from the exons ATGCTGTCTTCAAGTGGCAAATCGGACGTTATTTTT GAGGAAGATGACCTTCCGTACGAGGAGGAGATCATTCGCAATCCCTACTCGGTGAAGTGCTGGATGCGCTACATTGAACACAAGCAGAACGGCGCCAAATCGGTCCTGAATTTGATCTACGAGCGGGCGTTGAAGGAGCTGCCCGGCAG CTATAAACTGTGGTATAATTATCTGAGGGAGAGGAGGAagcaggtgaagggaaagtgcATCACCGAGCCTGTATACGAGGAGGTCAACAACTGTCATGAGAGAGCGCTGGTCTTCATGCACAAG ATGCCCCGTATCTGGCTGGACTACTGCCAGTTCTTGGTGCTGCAGTGTAAAATCACGCGCAGTCGCCGTACATTCGACCGTGCCCTGCGGGCTCTTCCCATCACGCAGCACGCCCGCGTGTGGCCCCTCTACCTCCAGTTTGCCCGCAACCTCCCCCTGCCCGAAACAGCCATCCGCATCTACCGCCGCTACCTCAAG CTCTCCCCGGAGAATGCGGAGGAGTATATCGACTACCTGCGGTCCATAGGTCGGCTCGATGAGTCGGCCATCAGGCTGGGGGCCATCGTCAACGACGAGAGCTTCGTCTCCAAGGAGGGCAAGTCCAACTACCAg CTGTGGCATGAGCTTTGCGACCTCATGTCCCAGAACCCCGACAAGGTGAAGTCCCTGAACGTGGGGGCCATCATTCGGGGCGGCCTCACCCGCTTCACCGACCAGCTGGGCAAACTCTGGTGCTCCCTGGCAGACTATTACATCCGCAGCGGGCACTTCGAGAAG GCCCGCGACGTGTACGAGGAGGCCATCCAGACTGTGGTCACCGTGAGGGACTTCACCCAGGTTTTCGACAGCTACGCGCAGTTTGAGGAGAGCATGATCGCAGCCAACATGGAGACCACCTCGGAGATGGGCTCCAGTGACGATG ATGACATAGACCTGGAGCTGCGGCTGGCGCGCTTTGAGACGCTCATCacacggcgccccctgttgcTGAACAGCGTGCTGTTGCGGCAGAATCCCCACAACGTGCACGAGTGGCACAAGAGGGTGAAGCTGTACGAGGGGAAGCCACACCAG ATCATCAACACGTACACGGAGGCCGTGCAGACCGTGGACCCCATGAAGGCCACGGGGAAGCCCCATTCCCTCTGGGTCGCCTTTGCCAGGTTCTACGAGGAGAATGAGCAGCTGGATGAT acaCGGACGATCTTCGAGAAGGCCACCAAGGTGAACTTCAAGCAGGTGGACGACCTGGCGAGCGTGTGGTGCGAGTACGGGGAGATGGAGTTGCGGCACGAGAACTACGACCAGGCGCTGAGGATCCTGAGG AAAGCCACTGCCATCCCGTCGAGAAAGGCGGAGTACTTCGACTCCACAGAGCCGGTCCAGAACCGCGTCTACAAGTCCCTGAAGGTGTGGTCCATGCTGGCTGACCTGGAGGAGAGTCTGGGCACCTTTCAG TCCACAAAGGCGGTGTACGACCGCATCATCGATCTACGCATCAGCACGCCCCAGATCATCATCAACTACGCCATGTTCCTCGAGGAACACAGCTATTTTGAGGACAGCTTCAAG GCCTACGAGCGGGGCATCGCCCTCTTCCGCTGGCCCAACGTGTACGACATCTGGAACACCTACCTCACCAAGTTCATTGACCGCTACGGCGGTAAGAAGCTGGAGAGGGCGAGAGACCTGTTCGAGCAGGCCCTGGACGGCTGCCCGCCCAAATATGCCAAGA CGATCTACCTGCTGTACGCCAAGCTGGAGGAGGAGTACGGGCTGGCGCGGCACGCCATGGCCGTGTACGAGAGAGCCACGCGGGCCGTGGAGACGTTCGAGCAGCACCACATGTTCAACATCTACATCAAGCGCGCGGCCGAGATCTATGGGGTGACGCACACCAGGACCATCTACCAGAAAGCCATCGAG GTCCTGCCCGACGAGCACGCCAGAGAAATGTGCCTCCGATTCGCCGACATGGAGAGCAAGCTGGGCGAGATTGACCGTGCCAGGGCCATCTACTCCTACTGCTCGCAGATCTGCGACCCGCGG atgaCGCCCACGTTCTGGCAGACGTGGAAGGACTTCGAGATCAGGCACGGGAATGAGGACACAATCCGGGAGATGCTGAGGATCAAGCGCAGTGTCCAGGCCACGTACAACACCCAGGTCAACTTCATGTCCTCCCAGATGCTCAAGGCTACCGCCAATGCCACAGGGACAG TGTCGGACCTCGCCCCCGGGCAGAGTGGTGTGGACGACATGAAGATGCTGGAGCAGAAGGCCCTGCAGCTGGCGGCCGAGGCTGAGCAGGACAAGCCCAAACCCAAAGACAAAATCCTCTTTGTCAG AAGCGACACATCGCGGAGTGAGCTGGCGGAACTCGCCAAACAAGCTAACCCCGACGAAATTGACATCGACGATGAGGATGAGGACGGAGGCGAGGAAGGTGACGAGCCAGACG AAGTTCAGCTGGAGCAGAAGACTGTGCCCACCGCTGTGTTCGGCGGACTCAAGGAGGACTGA
- the LOC111849202 gene encoding uncharacterized protein isoform X1, with protein sequence MTSVEAKRKTPMDGKAIHQGAISASEDQDQFFSLLSHVQRRDMDDQRCVLDPNKKTQNVTVDSDPDMDQFFNLVADTQRCRLDDQRVSIEVLPGLRLTSNSVQDTEVKMVAGQKPNQLGNTGPVKVGQGCSPQNLITFGSPTISKKAHSTPASTCQVQPGSVSSKQTTQESTSCTPKQNKGALSDLEKQEEFFSLLSHVQRKNMDDQRCPLAPKNNIPSVYKNKNASHSDSEMDQLFNLVTNAQRSRLDDQRVSIETLPGLHISAGSDQNGQVKMATGQTANKLNSMQRVISDSMEQDQFFSLLSHVQRGNMDDQRCVLDPNKKILSTSKDKNTAHKDSDLEQLLNLVATTQRCRLDDQRVSIKKLPGLHEAAGTDQDGQKKTAAGQKPNQPVSTRASSDSMEQDQFFSLLSHVQRGHMDDQRCVLDPNKQTPSTPKDKKTGETDSDIEQLLNLVATTQRCRLDDQRVSIKKLPGLHVAAGTDQDGQMKTAAGQKSNQLVSMRASSDSMEQDQFFSLLSHVQSGHMDDQRCVLDPNKKILNTSKDKNPSHTDSDIEQLLNLVATTQRCRLDDQRVSMKTLPGLHVTFSIEQDGHVKMAADQQSDQHGNMQGAVSDLMDQEQFFSLLNHVQRGHLDDQRCLLNPKKSPDTHKDKNTSHTDSDMDQLINLVASTQRSRLDDQRVSIGIVPGLYLTSGNEQTGQVKMVVGQKPNQPGNMRGHMDDQHCVLDPNKKTPSTPKDKNTAHTDSDIEQLLNLVATTQRYRLDDQRVSIKKLPGLHVAAGSDQDGQMKTAAGQKSNQLVKMRAISDSMEQDQFFSLLSHVQSGHMDDQRCVLDPNKKILNTSKDKNTGETDFDIEQLLNLVATTQRCRLDDQHVFMKSLPGLHVMFNIDQDGHVKLAANQESNQLGNMGAVSGLVDQDQYSVVCHKQRGNMDDQCCALIPNKNTIHKKDSDVVQLLNLAASTQRCHLENQNVSIKTLPGLYVTTGNNKNGEFNMGPRKEERRRSSQNLLTAGCPDISIKAHFPPVCFNQAGGEAASANHKDRKSQHEDRKDQNDDRQQAQQGAVLESDRDPINKRTPSTGRHANASQKDSDGEALFNLVAYSQRGRLDDQRASMGPALQHRMSSGNDEDGQVQMLAGEKLNRLVSMDPKKDDQRYSSALGMLIGSLHVVSGIDHDGRPNVEDSQLLLSGVQGFRIEDQQYSLHQSPRTRTPSTVFGQGNSTKPDENYLLSSHDAHSLQSHGGLRDDGGKEKGKLEEGCRKKGKWEKEEKKRQEKQEKEEKKKAEKKVKKEKRDGKKEKREEETRGNEDVGEEKEGTVGEDAEGGGREDERKKGGKRTDRGKEKGEKGNRKKGGKGWK encoded by the exons ATGACGAGCGTTGAGGCAAAGAGAAAAACACCGATGGATGGCAAGGCAATTCATCAG GGAGCAATTTCAGCTTCAGAAGATCAGGATCagttcttctctctgctcagtcaTGTGCAGAGGAGGGACATGGATGATCAACGTTGTGTTTTGGACCCCAACAAAAAGACACAAAATGTCACTGTAGACTCAG ATCCTGATATGGATCAGTTTTTTAACCTTGTGGCCGACACTCAGAGATGTCGCCTCGACGACCAACGCGTGTCCATTGAGGTGTTACCAGGGCTCCGGCTGACTTCTAACAGTGTTCAAGATACAGAAGTAAAAATGGTGGCTGGACAGAAACCGAATCAACTGGGAAACACA GGTCCTGTGAAGGTTGGGCAGGGGTGTTCTCCTCAGAACCTGATAACCTTTGGGTCTCCAACTATCTCCAAGAAGGCCCATTCCACACCTGCCTCCACCTGTCAGGTCCAGCCTGGATCTGTGTCCTCCAAGCAAACCACTCAGGAATCAACCTCCTGCACTCCCAAACAAAATAAG GGGGCGCTCTCAGATTTAGAGAAGCAGGAAGAGTTCTTTTCTCTGCTAAGTCATGTTCAGAGGAAGAACATGGATGATCAGCGCTGTCCCTTGGCTCCCAAAAATAACATCCCAAGTgtctacaaaaacaaaaatgccagTCACTCAG ATTCAGAGATGGACCAGCTTTTTAATCTTGTGACTAATGCTCAAAGAAGTCGTCTTGATGATCAGCGTGTCTCCATCGAGACGTTGCCAGGACTGCATATAAGCGCTGGTAGTGATCAGAATGGACAAGTGAAAATGGCAACTGGACAGACAGCAAATAAACTCAACAGCATG CAGCGAGTGATTTCAGATTCTATGGAGCAAGACCagttcttctctctgctcagtcaTGTACAGAGGGGAAACATGGATGATCAACGCTGTGTTTTGGACCCTAACAAGAAGATCCTAAGCACCTCCAAAGACAAAAACACTGCTCATAAAG ATTCTGATCTCGAGCAGCTTTTGAATCTAGTGGCCACCACGCAGAGATGTCGCCTCGACGACCAGCGTGTGTCCATTAAGAAATTACCAGGCCTCCACGAAGCCGCTGGTACTGATCAGGATGGACAAAAGAAAACAGCTGCGGGACAGAAACCAAACCAGCCTGTCAGTACG AGGGCGAGCTCAGATTCGATGGAGCAAGATCagttcttctctctgctcagtcaTGTGCAGAGGGGACACATGGATGACCAACGCTGTGTTTTGGACCCAAACAAGCAGACCCCAAGTACCCccaaagacaaaaaaactgGTGAAACAG ACTCTGATATCGAGCAGCTTTTGAATCTAGTGGCCACCACGCAGAGATGTCGCCTCGACGACCAGCGTGTGTCCATTAAGAAATTACCAGGCCTCCATGTGGCCGCTGGTACTGATCAGGATGGACAAATGAAAACAGCAGCGGGACAGAAATCAAACCAGCTTGTCAGCATG AGGGCGAGCTCAGATTCTATGGAGCAAGATCagttcttctctctgctcagtcaTGTGCAGAGCGGACACATGGATGATCAACGCTGTGTTTTGGACCCTAACAAGAAGATCCTAAACACCTCCAAAGACAAAAATCCCAGTCATACTG ATTCTGATATCGAACAGCTTTTGAATCTAGTGGCCACCACACAGAGATGTCGCCTTGACGACCAGCGCGTGTCCATGAAGACATTACCAGGCCTCCATGTAACGTTTAGTATCGAACAGGATGGACATGTGAAAATGGCAGCTGACCAGCAATCGGACCAGCATGGTAACATG CAGGGAGCAGTTTCAGATTTGATGGACCAGGAACagttcttctctctgctcaatCATGTACAGAGGGGACACTTGGATGACCAACGCTGTCTTTTAAACCCCAAGAAGTCACCTGATACCCACAAAGACAAAAATACCAGTCATACAG ATTCTGATATGGACCAGCTTATTAACCTTGTGGCCAGTACTCAGAGAAGTCGCCTTGATGACCAACGTGTATCCATTGGGATAGTACCAGGACTCTACCTGACTTCTGGTAATGAACAGACTGGGCAAGTAAAAATGGTGGTTGGACAGAAACCAAACCAGCCTGGCAACATG AGGGGACACATGGATGACCAACACTGTGTTTTGGACCCCAACAAGAAGACTCCAAGTACCCCCAAAGACAAAAATACTGCTCATACAG ATTCTGATATCGAGCAGCTTTTGAATCTAGTGGCCACCACGCAGAGATATCGCCTTGACGACCAGCGTGTGTCCATTAAGAAATTACCAGGCCTCCATGTGGCCGCTGGTAGTGACCAGGATGGACAAATGAAAACAGCAGCGGGACAGAAATCAAACCAGCTTGTCAAAATG AGGGCAATCTCAGATTCTATGGAGCAAGACCagttcttctctctgctcagtcaTGTGCAGAGCGGACACATGGATGATCAACGCTGTGTTTTGGACCCTAACAAGAAGATCCTAAACACCTCCAAAGACAAAAATACTGGAGAAACAG ATTTTGATATCGAGCAGCTTTTGAATCTAGTGGCCACCACGCAAAGATGTCGCCTTGACGACCAGCATGTGTTCATGAAGTCGTTACCAGGACTCCATGTAATGTTTAACATTGATCAAGATGGACACGTGAAATTGGCAGCAAATCAGGAATCAAACCAGCTTGGCAACATG ggggcagtgtcAGGTTTGGTGGACCAGGACCAGTACTCTGTGGTCTGCCATAAACAGAGAGGGAACATGGATGATCAGTGCTGTGCTTTAATCCCCAACAAAAACACCATTCATAAAAAAG ATTCTGATGTGGTCCAGCTTTTAAATCTAGCAGCAAGCACTCAAAGATGTCACCTTGAGAACCAAAATGTGTCCATCAAGACATTACCTGGGCTGTATGTAACCACAGGCAATAATAAGAATGGAGAATTTaatatg GGCCCCAGGAAGGAGGAGCGCAGGCGTTCATCTCAGAACCTTCTCACTGCCGGCTGCCCGGACATCTCCATTAAGGCCCATTTCCCCCCCGTGTGCTTCAACCAGGCCGGCGGTGAGGCGGCGTCTGCCAATCACAAAGACAGGAAGTCACAGCATGAAGACAGGAAGGACCAAAACGACGACAGACAGCAAGCTCAG cagggggcagtctTAGAATCAGACAGAGACCCGATAAACAAGAGGACACCAAGTACTGGCAGACATGCAAATGCCAGTCAGAAAG ATTCTGATGGGGAAGCTCTTTTTAACCTAGTCGCCTACTCTCAGAGGGGTCGTCTTGACGACCAGCGTGCATCTATGGGGCCAGCACTTCAGCACCGTATGTCCTCTGGTAATGATGAGGATGGGCAAGTGCAAATGCTGGCAGGAGAGAAGTTAAACAGGCTCGTCAGTATG GATCCCAAGAAAGATGACCAGAGGTACTCCTCTGCTCTCGGAATGCTAATAGGATCTTTACATGTAGTGTCTGGAATTGACCATGATGGACGTCCAAATGTGGAAGATTCCCAGCTGCTGTTGTCAGGAGTTCAG GGGTTCAGAATAGAGGATCAGCAATACTCTCTTCATCAGTCTCCCAGAACCAGAACCCCCAGCACGGTCTTTGGTCAGGGCAACTCGACCAAGCCAGATGAGAATTATCTCCTCTCAAGCCATGATGCACACAGCCTACAGAGCCACGGGGGACTCAGGGATGATGGGGGGAAAGAGAAAGGGAAGCTAGAAGAAGGATGCAGGAAGAAAGGGAAGTGggaaaaggaggaaaaaaagaggcaggagaaacaggagaaggaagagaagaaaaaagcagaaaaaaaggtGAAGAAGGAAAAGAGGGATGGGAAAAAGGAGAAAAGAGAAGAGGAAACGAGGGGCAATGAAGATGTGGGAGAAGAAAAGGAAGGGACAGTGGGAGAGGATGCTGAAGGAGGGGGTAGGGAGGATGAGAGGAAAAAGGGAGGGAAGCGGACAGATAGAGGCAAagaaaaaggagagaaaggaaacagaaaaaaggggggaaaGGGATGGAAGTAG
- the LOC111849202 gene encoding uncharacterized protein isoform X2 has product MTSVEAKRKTPMDGKAIHQGAISASEDQDQFFSLLSHVQRRDMDDQRCVLDPNKKTQNVTVDSDPDMDQFFNLVADTQRCRLDDQRVSIEVLPGLRLTSNSVQDTEVKMVAGQKPNQLGNTGPVKVGQGCSPQNLITFGSPTISKKAHSTPASTCQVQPGSVSSKQTTQESTSCTPKQNKGALSDLEKQEEFFSLLSHVQRKNMDDQRCPLAPKNNIPSVYKNKNASHSDSEMDQLFNLVTNAQRSRLDDQRVSIETLPGLHISAGSDQNGQVKMATGQTANKLNSMQRVISDSMEQDQFFSLLSHVQRGNMDDQRCVLDPNKKILSTSKDKNTAHKDSDLEQLLNLVATTQRCRLDDQRVSIKKLPGLHEAAGTDQDGQKKTAAGQKPNQPVSTRASSDSMEQDQFFSLLSHVQRGHMDDQRCVLDPNKQTPSTPKDKKTGETDSDIEQLLNLVATTQRCRLDDQRVSIKKLPGLHVAAGTDQDGQMKTAAGQKSNQLVSMRASSDSMEQDQFFSLLSHVQSGHMDDQRCVLDPNKKILNTSKDKNPSHTDSDIEQLLNLVATTQRCRLDDQRVSMKTLPGLHVTFSIEQDGHVKMAADQQSDQHGNMQGAVSDLMDQEQFFSLLNHVQRGHLDDQRCLLNPKKSPDTHKDKNTSHTDSDMDQLINLVASTQRSRLDDQRVSIGIVPGLYLTSGNEQTGQVKMVVGQKPNQPGNMRGHMDDQHCVLDPNKKTPSTPKDKNTAHTDSDIEQLLNLVATTQRYRLDDQRVSIKKLPGLHVAAGSDQDGQMKTAAGQKSNQLVKMRAISDSMEQDQFFSLLSHVQSGHMDDQRCVLDPNKKILNTSKDKNTGETDFDIEQLLNLVATTQRCRLDDQHVFMKSLPGLHVMFNIDQDGHVKLAANQESNQLGNMGAVSGLVDQDQYSVVCHKQRGNMDDQCCALIPNKNTIHKKDSDVVQLLNLAASTQRCHLENQNVSIKTLPGLYVTTGNNKNGEFNMGPRKEERRRSSQNLLTAGCPDISIKAHFPPVCFNQAGGEAASANHKDRKSQHEDRKDQNDDRQQAQQGAVLESDRDPINKRTPSTGRHANASQKDSDGEALFNLVAYSQRGRLDDQRASMGPALQHRMSSGNDEDGQVQMLAGEKLNRLVSMQGAVSYSEDQDQFYYLLNHVQREWMDDQRCNLDPSKKSSSIPIDTNISHPSLC; this is encoded by the exons ATGACGAGCGTTGAGGCAAAGAGAAAAACACCGATGGATGGCAAGGCAATTCATCAG GGAGCAATTTCAGCTTCAGAAGATCAGGATCagttcttctctctgctcagtcaTGTGCAGAGGAGGGACATGGATGATCAACGTTGTGTTTTGGACCCCAACAAAAAGACACAAAATGTCACTGTAGACTCAG ATCCTGATATGGATCAGTTTTTTAACCTTGTGGCCGACACTCAGAGATGTCGCCTCGACGACCAACGCGTGTCCATTGAGGTGTTACCAGGGCTCCGGCTGACTTCTAACAGTGTTCAAGATACAGAAGTAAAAATGGTGGCTGGACAGAAACCGAATCAACTGGGAAACACA GGTCCTGTGAAGGTTGGGCAGGGGTGTTCTCCTCAGAACCTGATAACCTTTGGGTCTCCAACTATCTCCAAGAAGGCCCATTCCACACCTGCCTCCACCTGTCAGGTCCAGCCTGGATCTGTGTCCTCCAAGCAAACCACTCAGGAATCAACCTCCTGCACTCCCAAACAAAATAAG GGGGCGCTCTCAGATTTAGAGAAGCAGGAAGAGTTCTTTTCTCTGCTAAGTCATGTTCAGAGGAAGAACATGGATGATCAGCGCTGTCCCTTGGCTCCCAAAAATAACATCCCAAGTgtctacaaaaacaaaaatgccagTCACTCAG ATTCAGAGATGGACCAGCTTTTTAATCTTGTGACTAATGCTCAAAGAAGTCGTCTTGATGATCAGCGTGTCTCCATCGAGACGTTGCCAGGACTGCATATAAGCGCTGGTAGTGATCAGAATGGACAAGTGAAAATGGCAACTGGACAGACAGCAAATAAACTCAACAGCATG CAGCGAGTGATTTCAGATTCTATGGAGCAAGACCagttcttctctctgctcagtcaTGTACAGAGGGGAAACATGGATGATCAACGCTGTGTTTTGGACCCTAACAAGAAGATCCTAAGCACCTCCAAAGACAAAAACACTGCTCATAAAG ATTCTGATCTCGAGCAGCTTTTGAATCTAGTGGCCACCACGCAGAGATGTCGCCTCGACGACCAGCGTGTGTCCATTAAGAAATTACCAGGCCTCCACGAAGCCGCTGGTACTGATCAGGATGGACAAAAGAAAACAGCTGCGGGACAGAAACCAAACCAGCCTGTCAGTACG AGGGCGAGCTCAGATTCGATGGAGCAAGATCagttcttctctctgctcagtcaTGTGCAGAGGGGACACATGGATGACCAACGCTGTGTTTTGGACCCAAACAAGCAGACCCCAAGTACCCccaaagacaaaaaaactgGTGAAACAG ACTCTGATATCGAGCAGCTTTTGAATCTAGTGGCCACCACGCAGAGATGTCGCCTCGACGACCAGCGTGTGTCCATTAAGAAATTACCAGGCCTCCATGTGGCCGCTGGTACTGATCAGGATGGACAAATGAAAACAGCAGCGGGACAGAAATCAAACCAGCTTGTCAGCATG AGGGCGAGCTCAGATTCTATGGAGCAAGATCagttcttctctctgctcagtcaTGTGCAGAGCGGACACATGGATGATCAACGCTGTGTTTTGGACCCTAACAAGAAGATCCTAAACACCTCCAAAGACAAAAATCCCAGTCATACTG ATTCTGATATCGAACAGCTTTTGAATCTAGTGGCCACCACACAGAGATGTCGCCTTGACGACCAGCGCGTGTCCATGAAGACATTACCAGGCCTCCATGTAACGTTTAGTATCGAACAGGATGGACATGTGAAAATGGCAGCTGACCAGCAATCGGACCAGCATGGTAACATG CAGGGAGCAGTTTCAGATTTGATGGACCAGGAACagttcttctctctgctcaatCATGTACAGAGGGGACACTTGGATGACCAACGCTGTCTTTTAAACCCCAAGAAGTCACCTGATACCCACAAAGACAAAAATACCAGTCATACAG ATTCTGATATGGACCAGCTTATTAACCTTGTGGCCAGTACTCAGAGAAGTCGCCTTGATGACCAACGTGTATCCATTGGGATAGTACCAGGACTCTACCTGACTTCTGGTAATGAACAGACTGGGCAAGTAAAAATGGTGGTTGGACAGAAACCAAACCAGCCTGGCAACATG AGGGGACACATGGATGACCAACACTGTGTTTTGGACCCCAACAAGAAGACTCCAAGTACCCCCAAAGACAAAAATACTGCTCATACAG ATTCTGATATCGAGCAGCTTTTGAATCTAGTGGCCACCACGCAGAGATATCGCCTTGACGACCAGCGTGTGTCCATTAAGAAATTACCAGGCCTCCATGTGGCCGCTGGTAGTGACCAGGATGGACAAATGAAAACAGCAGCGGGACAGAAATCAAACCAGCTTGTCAAAATG AGGGCAATCTCAGATTCTATGGAGCAAGACCagttcttctctctgctcagtcaTGTGCAGAGCGGACACATGGATGATCAACGCTGTGTTTTGGACCCTAACAAGAAGATCCTAAACACCTCCAAAGACAAAAATACTGGAGAAACAG ATTTTGATATCGAGCAGCTTTTGAATCTAGTGGCCACCACGCAAAGATGTCGCCTTGACGACCAGCATGTGTTCATGAAGTCGTTACCAGGACTCCATGTAATGTTTAACATTGATCAAGATGGACACGTGAAATTGGCAGCAAATCAGGAATCAAACCAGCTTGGCAACATG ggggcagtgtcAGGTTTGGTGGACCAGGACCAGTACTCTGTGGTCTGCCATAAACAGAGAGGGAACATGGATGATCAGTGCTGTGCTTTAATCCCCAACAAAAACACCATTCATAAAAAAG ATTCTGATGTGGTCCAGCTTTTAAATCTAGCAGCAAGCACTCAAAGATGTCACCTTGAGAACCAAAATGTGTCCATCAAGACATTACCTGGGCTGTATGTAACCACAGGCAATAATAAGAATGGAGAATTTaatatg GGCCCCAGGAAGGAGGAGCGCAGGCGTTCATCTCAGAACCTTCTCACTGCCGGCTGCCCGGACATCTCCATTAAGGCCCATTTCCCCCCCGTGTGCTTCAACCAGGCCGGCGGTGAGGCGGCGTCTGCCAATCACAAAGACAGGAAGTCACAGCATGAAGACAGGAAGGACCAAAACGACGACAGACAGCAAGCTCAG cagggggcagtctTAGAATCAGACAGAGACCCGATAAACAAGAGGACACCAAGTACTGGCAGACATGCAAATGCCAGTCAGAAAG ATTCTGATGGGGAAGCTCTTTTTAACCTAGTCGCCTACTCTCAGAGGGGTCGTCTTGACGACCAGCGTGCATCTATGGGGCCAGCACTTCAGCACCGTATGTCCTCTGGTAATGATGAGGATGGGCAAGTGCAAATGCTGGCAGGAGAGAAGTTAAACAGGCTCGTCAGTATG caGGGGGCAGTTTCATATTCAGAGGACCAGGACCAGTTCTATTACCTACTCAATCATGTTCAGagggaatggatggatgatcagCGCTGCAATTTGGACCCCAGCAAGAAGAGTTCAAGCATCCCCATAGACACCAATATCAGTCATCCAAGTCTGTGCTGA